A genomic stretch from Aedes albopictus strain Foshan chromosome 2, AalbF5, whole genome shotgun sequence includes:
- the LOC109433584 gene encoding ATP-dependent RNA helicase me31b yields the protein MMTETLNSNNHLSQKGENKMDDMGWKAKLKLPPKDNRVKTSDVTDTRGNEFEEFCLKRELLMGIFEKGWEKPSPIQEAAIPIALVGKDILARAKNGTGKTGAYSIPVLEQIDPTKDYIQALIIVPTRELALQTSQICIELAKHMHIRVMVTTGGTNLKDDIMRIYQKVQVIIATPGRILDLMDKEVANMANCRMLVLDEADKLLSQDFKGMLDHVIMKLPKERQILLFSATFPLSVKNFMEKHLREPYEINLMEELTLKGVTQYYAFVQERQKVHCLNTLFSKLQINQSIIFCNSTQRVELLAKKITELGYCCYYIHAKMQQAHRNRVFHDFRSGLCRNLVCSDLFTRGIDVQAVNVVINFDFPKMAETYLHRIGRSGRFGHLGIAINLITYEDRFDLHRIEKELGTEIKPIPKVIDPALYVPRPEDQNSTQEEQNISK from the exons ATGATGACTGAAACGCTGAATTCTAATAATCACCTTAGCCAAAAAGG CGAGAACAAAATGGATGACATGGGATGGAAAGCCAAACTCAAACTACCGCCCAAAGATAATAGAGTTAAGACAAGT GATGTAACGGATACTCGTGGTAACGAGTTTGAGGAGTTTTGCCTGAAGCGGGAATTGTTGATGGGTATCTTCGAGAAGGGCTGGGAAAAACCGTCGCCAATCCAGGAAGCGGCCATCCCGATTGCACTAGTCGGTAAGGACATCTTGGCGAGGGCCAAAAACGGTACCGGCAAAACGGGCGCGTACAGCATCCCTGTACTAGAGCAAATCGATCCGACCAAGGATTACATCCAGGCGCTGATCATCGTGCCGACGCGTGAGCTGGCACTGCAAACATCACAGATTTGCATTGAACTCGCGAAGCACATGCATATCCGGGTAATGGTGACCACCGGTGGAACCAACCTCAAGGATGATATTATGAGAATATATCAGAAAG TTCAAGTGATCATCGCTACGCCCGGCCGTATACTGGATCTGATGGACAAGGAGGTAGCGAATATGGCCAACTGTCGTATGTTAGTATTAGACGAAGCGGACAAACTACTGTCGCAAGACTTCAAGGGCATGCTGGATCATGTCATAATGAAATTGCCAAAAGAGCGTCAGATTTTGCTGTTCTCGGCGACATTCCCACTGAGCGTAAAGAACTTCATGGAAAAGCATCTGCGCGAGCCATACGAGATCAATCTGATGGAGGAGCTCACCCTAAAGGGTGTGACACAGTACTACGCGTTCGTCCAGGAGAGGCAGAAGGTGCACTGCCTTAATACCTTATTTTCCAAGCTCCAAATCAACCAGTCGATCATCTTCTGCAATTCGACACAACGTGTCGAACTGCTGGCGAAAAAGATCACCGAGCTCGGCTACTGCTGCTACTACATCCACGCCAAGATGCAGCAGGCGCACAGAAATCGCGTTTTCCATGACTTCCGATCCGGACTGTGCCGGAATCTGGTCTGCTCTGATCTCTTCACGCGAGGTATCGATGTACAGGCTGTGAACGTTGTTATTAATTTCGATTTCCCCAAGATGGCAGAGACCTACCTGCACAGAATTGGCCGATCCGGACGTTTCGGACACCTCG GTATTGCCATTAATCTGATCACCTACGAAGATCGATTCGATCTTCACCGCATCGAGAAAGAGTTGGGCACCGAAATCAAGCCAATCCCCAAGGTGATTGATCCCGCCCTTTACGTGCCTCGACCAGAGGATCAAAACAGCACACAGGAGGAACAGAACATTAGCAAATAA